A window from Carassius carassius chromosome 40, fCarCar2.1, whole genome shotgun sequence encodes these proteins:
- the LOC132121977 gene encoding uncharacterized protein LOC132121977 — MDLKQGRLENPQTFCSQLRKAYFGACNEPGMEQDVNLKTLFLRNLHASWSFHLRVPACPRNRTTQELRNLAHKACTKQKTICEKTVKNTKVSVSEHCLELTLDGALQHHSHRHFYRESIPFQASRGQHNRATSETAEILRVLKELLYMKTRKEDKEDEPDIFCLSIRTETNTLSNCHLYEPSTQNTARHPQTTELTVTSQGDSITQAPQLTTAHPERDSTGPHTRYHKHKVPENAVLTTCLRSELHKTGPHHPSIVTPARMPTFRGSLVEKGVSRKGVNMEDLIDTGSNLTMI, encoded by the exons atggacctcaaacagggccgacttgaaaacccacagactttctgtagtcagctacgaaaagcctacttcggagcatgcaacgaaccaggtatggaacaggatgtcaacttaaaaactctgttcctccgaaacctacatgccagttggagttttcatctcagagtcccagcATGTCCACGTAACAGAactacacaagagttacggaacttagcccacaaagcttgcaccaagcaaaagactatctgtgaaaagactgtgaaaaacacCAAAGtctctgtctctgagcactgcttGGAGTTAACCCTAGATGGCGCCCtacaacaccacagtcacagacatttttacagagagtcaataccgttccaagccagcagagggcaacacaatcgtg ccacgtctgagacagcagagatcctgagggtgctgaaagagcttctttatatgaaaactcgcaaggaagacaaggaagatgaaccagacatcttttgtctaagcataagaactgaaaccaacaccctgtctaactgccatctgtatgaaccaagcacccagaacactgctcgtcatccacagaccacagagctaactgtcacatcacaaggtgacagcatcacccaagctccacagctgacaactgcacaccctgaacgagacagcacaggtcctcacaccaggtaccacaaacacaaggtaccagaaaatgctgttttgactacctgccttcgcAGCGAGCTACACAAGACCGGTCCTCACCACCCATCGATCGTCACACCTGCCCGGATGCCAACATTCCGGGGCAGCCTTGTCGAAAAGGGGGTGAGCCGAAAAGGAGTCAAcatggaagacctgatcgacacaggatcAAACCTGACGATGATCTga